A stretch of DNA from Leptotrichia sp. oral taxon 215 str. W9775:
CAGTTACAGAATGATATTGTAAAAAGTAAAATTATTGAAGAAAAAATTATTTCTGAAGAAAATACAAATGAAATTTATAAGGACAGAATGAAAAATTTTATTCGTGAAATAAGAAATGATGCAGGAAAAAATAAATATATTATAACTCAAAATGGAAATGAACTATATTTCCGTGATGGAAAACTGGATAGAAACTTTTTTCCAGTGACTGATGGAACGACCCAGGAATCACTTTATTACGGAGATGTCCTAAAATACAATGCAGTTACTAAAAAAGAATCAAAGGATTATATGCTGAGTCTTTTAAATCCTGTCAGAAAAGAGGGGAAACCGGTATTTGTAATTAATTATGCAAAAGGGAATGAAAAAAAGGATTTTCTGCTTAAAGAAGATGCTAAAACAGGCTTTGTAAGTGAACTTCTTCCAGAATTTGAAGCAAGGGCGATATATAATCCTATACAGGGATTTAATTCAGAAAATATAACAAATTTACGACAGGTAAAAAATTACCTCCTTTTATTGAATCCTGAAAAATTCAGTGATATAAATCAATATTTTGAATATTTAAAAAATACTGATTTTGATCTGCTGCTTATAGAACCTTCGCATAATGGC
This window harbors:
- a CDS encoding endo alpha-1,4 polygalactosaminidase produces the protein MKKYGLLLFLILSISCFSENKKSQQLQNDIVKSKIIEEKIISEENTNEIYKDRMKNFIREIRNDAGKNKYIITQNGNELYFRDGKLDRNFFPVTDGTTQESLYYGDVLKYNAVTKKESKDYMLSLLNPVRKEGKPVFVINYAKGNEKKDFLLKEDAKTGFVSELLPEFEARAIYNPIQGFNSENITNLRQVKNYLLLLNPEKFSDINQYFEYLKNTDFDLLLIEPSHNGIFLTKSQVEQLKTKKNGGKRIVISYLSIGEAEDYRGYWKKEWSKKWPKWIVKENPDWKGNYIVKYWNSEWKNVIKEYRGKLGSIGVDGYLLDTVDSYYYFQEKMENGNKIPD